Sequence from the Peromyscus eremicus chromosome 4, PerEre_H2_v1, whole genome shotgun sequence genome:
CCCTGTCACCCGTCTCCTCTGTCACCCGTCTCCCCTGTTACCTGTCTCCCCTGTCACCTGTCTCCCCTGTCACCTGCCTCCCCTGTCACCTGCCTCCCCTGTCACCCGTCTCCTCTGTCACCTGTCTCCCCTGTCACCTGCCTCCCCTGTCACCTGTCTCCCCTGTCACCTGTCTCCCCTGTCACCTGTCTCCCCTGTCACCTGTCTCCCCTGTCACCTGCCTCCCCTGTCACCTGCCTCCCCTGTCACCTGTCTCCTCTGTCACCTGTCTCCCCTGTCACCTGTCTCCCCTGTCCCCTGTCTCCCCTGTCACCCGTCTCCTCTGTCACCCGTCTCCCCTGTCACCTGCCTCCCCTGTCACCTGTCTCCTCTGTCACCTGTCTTCCCTGTCACCTGCCTCCCCTGTCACCTGCCTCCCCTGTCACCTGTCTCCTCTGTCACCTGTCTCCCCTGTCACCTGTCTCCCCTGTCACCTGCCTCCCCTGTCACCTGCCTCCCCTGTCACCTGCCTCCCCTGTCACCTGCCTCCCCTGTCACCTGTCTCCTCTGTCACCTGTCTCCTGTCACCTGTCTCCCCTGTCACCTGCCTCCCCTGTCACCTGCCTCCTCTGTCACCTGTCTCCTGTCACCTGTCTCCCCTGTCCCCTGTCTCCTCTGTCCCCTGTCTCCCCTGTCACCTGTCTCCTCTGTCACCTGCCTCCCCTGTCACCTGTCTCCCCTGTCACCTGTCTCCCCTGTCACCCGCCTCCCCTGTCACCTGCCTCCCCTGTCCCCTGTCTCCTCTGTCCCCTGCCTCCCCTGTCACCTGTCTCCCCTGTCACCTGTCTCCCCTGTCACCTGTCTCCTCTGTCACCCGTCTCCTCTGTCCCCTGCCTCCCCTGTCACCTGTCTCCTCTGTCCCCTGCCTCCCCTGTTACCTGTCTCCTCTGTCCCCTGTCTCCTCTGTCACCTGTCTCCCCTGTCACCTGCCTCCCCTGTCACCTGTCTCCTCTGTCACCTGTCTTCCCTGTCACCTGCCTCCCCTGTCACCTGTCTTCTCTGTCACCTGTCTCCTGTCACCTGTCTCCCCTGTCACCTGTCACCTGTCTCCCCGGTCACCTGTCTCCCCGGTCACCTGCctcactttcctttctttcccctccctggCTCAGGCTCTTTGACCATCTGTATCTAGGTCCAGCCAGAAGGTTCTACCCAGCCTGGACTGGGCCTACACCTGTCCGTGTGTCTGTCAGTCAGTCTTCACCTCTCATAGGACTTTCCTTGGCCACTAAGCCTCCAGCCTTGTCCCAACACTACCCACCCATCCTCTCCCTGTGCCCCGTGTAACCGTGCTTGGAGCCTCAGACAGGCAGACCCCTGACTGTCTGTCCATCTCCGGATATGATGGGAAGCCTAGCCCACCGTCCGACAGACAGCCAGTGTCTGTTACACAAACCAGTTCTTTCCCACAGGCCGCAAGTTTGATCTGCGAGTCTACGTTCTGGTGATGTCGGTGAGTCACCCAGGCGGGCCTCCTGTGAGCCCAGGGATGGATAAGGCCACTAGGCGGATGTCCCTAGTGTTACATCCTACTGCCCGTGTCCAGAGCTGTATTTCCCACCTCTCTCACTCAGCTCTGCAGGGAACCATAGCAAACATGTACTGAGCACCAggccccagcactcagcaggtgcCTCTCACTCCATTGTAACAACTCAGTGAGTCCTTCGGTTACTAGCCTCATCTTACAGATGAGAATGGATGCATAAAGGTTAACCAAAagagtgcttgggaggcagaagtaggaggatctcaagttcaaggcccacttgatctccatagtgagttccaggccagttgtATAGCAAGATCCCAcctcaaaaaagtaaaagcaaaaacagacacagagaggttgaatgacttgcccaaggtcacacagcaggtaACTAGCCAAACAGGGATTCAAATCCAGACACCTGGACTCCAGGGCCTGCAGTGTTCCCTTCACCCATTTATAGtccattcatttatccattcagCACCTAGTTAACCTTCATGATGTACACTCTACTGGGAACAAGAATTCAGTGTCTCCGGCTTAGCCCATCCCTCAGGACCTTGAGGTCCTGGTGGAGTGTCATGCATGGTGGTAGAccatcattttgtttcttttgcacCCCTAGGTGAGGAAGGGGTGGAGTCacaggtgggaatggagggaaggatTGAAGGCTGCTATGAGAGAAGGCAGGGCCTTCTGGGCAGAAGGAAGACAGGTGAGAATCCAGGTAGCCTCCCAACAGTGAGCatcatttcccttttctctctccctcatccctaCCAGTACATCCCTCTGCGGGCTTGGCTATACCGTGATGGCTTTGCCCGGTTCTCCAACACCCGCTTCACACTGAGTAGCATCGATGACCATTGTATCCTTCCAGTGATATTccttccagtcccctcctccagccagcctcacctaccCCGGAACTTTTCCACCCCAAGGATACTTACCAGGTTCCCTGGGATCTGAGCACAGAGTCCCTGCTCAAGATCAGCTCAGTTCTTTCTCTCTGGGGGTTCCCAGGCTCTCGGGAGAGGGATCTGCTCAGAGCAGCGCCCCTCAAATGTCTCCCCTGGATAGTGGTCTTCATGGGTGTCCAGCACTCAGGTTTACCCGTATTCACAGGAACAGACAGGTTGAGCTTCTCAGAACCTCTGCACCCTGCCTCATGCACCTTCACAGTGCTCTcctcactcattcactcaaatACAGTTCCTTCTTCACTACCCGATGGGTGGACACCCCACTGTCCTGCCAAGCTAGGGAGAAGGAGGatgtgtgtgtggctggtgaGCATGAAAGTGCTGTAACCCTCAGAATGAGCTGATAAATAACTGCCAGAAGTCAGATGCACATACCCTGGGAGCCAGCAAGCCCTTCTGaacaccacagacacacccacagcaTGGGAACCGACAGGCTTAAAGGCTGCACGTGGCAATCCTTGATGGAGAGCAAAACCTCGGAGACAAGGCAGGTGGTGCATGTATACAGTGGAATACTACCCAGCTGATAAGTGGAGTGCTGGAGCATGCTTTAGATACTGAGAGGAAACagtctccaggaaaaaaaaaactagagagaacagcagaaagtTTGCTCCCATTCAGGTCAAACCACATCCacggttggttggttagttttgtgCACAGGCATCTCTGAATGACAGACAAGGaacagggctggggatatggctcagtggcgAGCTCTTGCCTTATATGCAAGGCTGTaggtttagtcccagcactgcccaaaaaaaaagaaaaaaagaaggaaggaaggaaggaaggaaggaaagaaaggagggaagaaagaaagactagACACAGAAACTGTCTTGGGGAGGAAAAATGAGTGGAAAGGAgataaactacacacacacacacacacacacacacacacacacacacacacacatacgtgagAAGAGGATTCCAGCCCGTGCTTTGAGCcagcctcctctctctgccccgaTTTCGTCTCTCTGTTGAAGTGTGTGCCTTAAGTAATAGACGGTATTGCCTGCCCATTGCCTGGGCCTTCCTGTTCATGCTTGTGTATGCTTTATgacttctttcccttgttttgCCAACTCATCTCCAATATGTTAATTTTCTCCTGTAATTCCAACAAGCATGTTCCACATGCATGTCATCAACTTAGTTTAGTTTGTTTgtatttctgctttgtttttattaaaattaagtaaCAACATGCAAAACACACGAACACTGTCTGCCAGAGTGACCCTTCCGTAAAAGCCACTTCAGAGTGTTGATGCAGCCCTGTGTATCCTGAGGATATACTGAAGAAGCAGGGCCTGTCCCAGGGGCCCATTTCCATTCAATGAGGCTTTACTCACTAAGTAGTCACAGAGAGACTGCATGGTACTTTCCACCcttcttttaattcttttagtcttgacattaaaatatatagaaaaccGCAGAAAAGACTATGAAGGAGCATCAGggtccctcactggcctggagcttacccAGACCATCTGCTGGGCCAGCCTGCTGGCTCTAGTGAtcctgtcttcctccctcagtgttgggactacaggcacatgccaccatgtccagagttggttggttggttggtttttgagacaaggcctcaccatgtatccctggctggcctgatactcaacttgtagaccaggttgaccctgaactcacagagattcacttgcctgtacctcctgcatgctgggattaaataggtgtgccaccacacctggccattcccagaatttttttcccgtggtttctggggatcaatctcaggtcctcatgcttgggggGCAAGCTCTTTATGatggagctatctccccagctctaaACATACCaacctttaaaataataatttttggatcacaaaacaagaaatgacaattttgtttgttttttgtttttcaagacagggtttctcagtgtagctttgtgcctttcctggatcttgctctgtagaccaggctgtcctcgaactcacaaagatccacctggctctgcctcccaagtgctgggattaaaggcgtgcgccaccaccgcccagtgaaatGACAATCTTAACTttggtatatataatatatagtgtaCATGCAAtaattcacacactcacacacacacacacacatacacacacacacacatacgtacacacacacacacacacacacacacacacacacacacacacacacaaatacagcacAACTCAGCCTGAGTGTTGGGAGTGGGTTACAGGGCACTGATCCGCACAATGCTCAGTATCGACTGAGCATGTCGAAGTACTGAGGTGTCAGAATGCCCTGACAAGGACATGTCTGAATGAGACAAGTACCACATGGATGATTGATTTGTAAACAATCCCATTTCtacttttttccccaagagagataataaaatttacatttattgttagatatattaaaatatactgTCCCCATAGGATTTATtgatgggagggtttggagggaggaaagggaagggggaaatgtcaAGTTGTAATAGCATTATGTAATATAAAGACTGTAATATAATTAtgacatttcccccttccctttcctccctcctggaactcacagcttcTTTCTTCATAGTCCTGGgagaaggatgaggaagagggtttttttggtttttcaagacagggtttctctgtgtagctttgcgcctttcctgggactcacttggtagcccaggctgtcctcgaactcacggagatccgcctgcctctgcctcccgagtgctgggattaaaggcgtgcgccaccaccgcccggcgaggagGGGTTTTGAATGGCGGCACTGTCCTTCTCTGAACCTCTAAAGTGTCGCCTATGAGGTGGAGATTGTTCAGGAGCAAATGAGATGGCACTTTAGGGGTGTTTTGTGGGTCACTGTGTCACACTGGAGGTGTGACAAATGGCAGACTCGCAGGCCTGGGTCTCAGCACCCTGCCTCCTCCCCAACACTAGATCCCTTTTCTGATGTTCCCACAAAGGGGCCACCAGTCCAGCCCCCTCTGTGTGTGGTCTCTGCACTTGTCAGGCATTGCCTTGTGAGTTGGAAATTGTAATATCGTTCTCTCAGCTCTCAAGAGGCACTTCATCCAATCATTCAAATCACCTGGGAAGCCAGTGTGCTTTGCGTACTCCCAGTCAACAGGCTGGTGTCTTAGGTGTCTGTGATGAagcaccacgaccaaaagcaagttgaggaggaatgggcttatttggcttacacttccacattgtaggccatcattgaaggaagtcaggacagaacgtggaggcaggagctgatgcagaagccatggtggagtgctgtttactggcttgctctccacggCTTACTCAGCccgctttttttgtttttaaatagaacccaggaccctcagcccagggatgacaccacccacaatgggctgggccgtcccccatcagtcactaattaagaaaatgccctacagctagatcttatggaggcattttctcaattgaggctccctcctttcagataattctagcttgtgtcaagttgacataaagtgAGTCAGCACAGCTGGTAaccaggctcagagaggttagcCGGATTGTTCAGAAACTCCCTTCCCCTGAGATGCACCCTGGACTTGCACCCAGGCCCGTCTGACTCCAAAGCCCATGCATATAAACTTTGCGctatttttagcttttcttgTCAACTTCAAGCCAGGGCCAGGGTCTCAGTTCAGTCCCTGGGGCAGCAGGGAATATGGCTGCCCCTCTCTGTCCATGCTAGCCCTTGACCATCAACCTCTGCCAGATGTTCACCTCACCAATGTCGCCGTGCAGAAGACATCTCCCGACTACCACCCAAAAAAGGTGAGGAAGCTAGACGTCTGCCCTCCTTCTGGGCCAAGTTGTGGGGGGACGAGCAGAGTGACATGGAGCCCAAGACAGGCCAGAGTTTACCAGAGAGGGCAGGGTCACCCTTTCCATCTGCAGAGATGGGTTCATCTGGCATGAACCTCAATATTTGAATGTCAAACTAATGTACCCCTAAACAAAATGTATTCTATATCTTAGGTATCTCTTATTGATCAACCAACCCATCAACTGGCATATCATACAGATATTCTGCCCATCAATCATCAGTCTACCTATAtatctccctgtctgtctgtctatctatctatcatcaatttATCATATCCACTTACTATTTGTCACCAATCCATATGATAGCCCAAAAGTCAGTACAACTATAGAATGCTCAGACTTCTCAGAGTTAAGGGCCAGACCAGGGGGCATGGATGAGTGAGCTCCCAGCCCGCTCTTGTTTCCCCTCCCCTGGTTCATCTCACATCATAGAATCCTAGGAGCAGAAGCTTGCTGGTCGCCTTTCTGCCCTAAAAGGCTACCAGTGTAGTCACCAAGAGAAGCCACCCGTGTAGGCCATGGACCTTAACTATGCAGGCCTTCACTCCATAGTGAGGAGCATACCCAAACTTCCTAATCCCAGGGCTCAGATGGAGCCCTCCCACCAGGCTTGAGGGGCCCTACCCATGGGCTCATTCAAGGATTATCAGGCGGGCTCCAATGAACTGGGCTTCTCTCTCATTGCGACTGCCTGGGCCTCAGGGTTGCAAATGGATGCTCCAGCGCTTCCGACAGTACCTGGCATCCAAGCATGGTCCTGAGGCCGTAGAGACACTCTTCAGTGACATGGACAACATCTTCATCAAGAGCCTGCAGAGCGTGCAGAAGGTGATCATCAGTGATAAGCACTGCTTTGAGCTGTATGGCTATGACATCCTCATTGATCAGGACCTCAAGCCGTAAGTGGGCAGTGGTTcagagagctggaggaggggtcAGGATAGGCTACACATTCCAGTGCAGACACCATGATTTGAATCCCAGCTCTGCTACTTCCTAGATGTGCCAACTCGGACATGCTTCCTTTTACTGTGCCTCGGTTTGCCAGTCTGTAAATTGGGGCTGAGATCTAATCAGTGCAGGCCTGGTTCTAAAGGGACCTCTACCAACTGTTTGCTGAATTGATGTTGCTAGACCTTTCATGAAGAGTCTATTTCTATTCACAGTGGAGGGGCcatgataaaagaaaaagagaaaacagttcTACCTAGTCTAGCTGGGGAAGCCAATGAGTTGAAGTGGGGTTACTTTACTCTCAAGAGCCTGGCTAAGCAGTTTCTAGAAAATGGGAAGAGAGCGCCCTCAACTCATGGGAGGCCATGGGAGCCCCCATCACCTTTCCCAAGGACTGTGAATGGGCAAGTCTTGTGAGGGTCTCACGTAGGAAATCACAGCCTCTCTGACTTGGAGACAACAACAGCTTCACCCTGCCCAgggacagcatttcacagtgtTCCTCCCATTGCTCTggcccttacattctttctgacTACTCTTCTACCTGAGCCtcagagggagtgagagagatttgactctcttctctcttttaggGTTGAGCACCAGGCTGCAATGCCACCATAACCATTGCTATTTTCTTGCACCCATGAGTCTCTGCAGTAACTGTGGCCATCTGTAGAAAGAGGCTTCCCAGGCCGGGGCTGAAGCAGAAACAATTGGGATGTATAAGCACCGAGATTTAGACGGCATTTCCTGGGTATCacgtccatttagcaaaacaacagcagGAGCTTATCCACTAGGGCCTATTCCCTCCCAGCTACAGAGTTTCGTCTTGATTGACAGCATCACACATGGTTCCCTCCTGCAGGACAGGCCTTAGATCCAGTTGGAAAATAGCTTCCCAGTGGGCACGTCTTACCTGGTATGCTGATGGTACTAGCATTTTGCACTTACAGCTGAGCAAAACTGTTAACTCCCCCCCACCAGCCTGCACAGTGCCTTTAGCCCCCAAGTGCTAACCAGCAAGGAGGGAGCATCCAGTCCCGGtctagtttctctgtgtcctgcaccccatgtgcagtgtcttcagcaacagggtcttaccatctagtcCTGGCACGCAACAATAGCAGTGTAATAGCCTGGCCACCAACTCAGGGGGTAACCCACTCCAGCACTGGCCTTCTTATTCAGTGACCTTACAGCTTCCAGGAGTATCTTTCTGCCCACATGGGGTAACTTTATTCCAACCCTTTAACCATTGTTTCAACATTTCTAGACAGGGCTGTTGTGAGATTTTTCTCCACCACCTTGTTGGGCATCATCTTTACTCAACCATTGAACTTAGAGCTATGCCAAGCCCTTGTGCTTTCGTGGATTCATTTTCCGTTCATTTCCCATCCTCACTTGGGTGTGTTTGCCCATCTTTTGGATGCTTTTCTAAGCTGTAAGATGCTGATATTTGTTGCATTACATCCATGAACCTTTTGGCAGAAGGCGGGCAGGATCTCTGACAACCCCCCCACAGTTATCCTCTGCCCTCCCCAGGTGGCTCCTAGAAGTCAATGCATCTCCTTCGCTGACGGCCAGCAGCCAGGAGGACTACGAACTCAAGACCTGCCTGCTGGAAGACACCCTGCATGTGGTGGACATGGAGGCCAGGTGGGGTCCTGTCATTTATGCCCTGTCCATGGCCGATGGGCTCCTGTCGAGAGAGAGGCGACTCAGAACCTTGAGATACTTGCTtcatagatggagaaactgagatgTCCATAGGCCCAAGAactcagtgtagctggatttactCAGGGCTTCCCGACTGTGAGACCCTGGGCTGGTCACTTCACCTCACTGAGCTACAGTCTCCTCACATGTAAAGTAGGGAGCATTGTAACTCTCCTCGGGTTGTTAGATTAACTCACCGAGGCAATTCATTGTTAGTACCTGGCTTACAGCATCTACCAAGAGGCTACTTGACAATCTTAACACCATGTCCAGTGGAAACAATACAGGGCCAGCTTCAAGGATGGGTGAATCCCTGGGTTGGGGAGGGGATCATATTTTAAACCAGAAACCACAAACTAGGAGCATATTATTAACAGTGAATAGGGCCTCGGAAGAACTGAGGGCGGCCCTGTTGGAGAGCTACATGGCACCTGGCTCAGGTCGGGTGGGTTGGTTCTCTCTTAAAGCCTCACCAACTGCATATTCTTTCACCCTCTGCACCCCTAGACTcacaggaaaggagaagagaattgGGGGCTTCGACCTCATGTGGAATGATGGCCCTGTCAGCAGAGAGGAGGGGCCTTCCGACCCTTCAGGGATGGGAAACTTTGTGACCAACACACACTTAGGTATGCCGAGTCAGACAGAAAGTGAGTGGGACAGAAATATCATAGGAAGTGCAGGTAGACTGGGGGTCAGCTTGGCATAGCAGTAAGATCATGTAAATCCAATCTGCAGCATACCAGCTGTGTGACTCAGGCAAGTGGCTTACCCTTTCTGGTCTTCATCCATAACATACAGATGAGTAGTGTCTTTCAGGGTGTGTGTCCAACCTGCAACCTGGGGACCCCATGAACCAAATGCAGCT
This genomic interval carries:
- the Ttll9 gene encoding probable tubulin polyglutamylase TTLL9 isoform X5, producing MVKNLKRFRKQLEREAGKVEAAKCDFFPKTFEMPCEYHLFVEEFRKNPGITWIMKPVARSQGKGIFLFRRLKDIMDWRKGTVGKKLTIVEAQPARANVNPSASHDTKSSDDQKEEIPVENYVAQRYVENPYLIGGRKFDLRVYVLVMSYIPLRAWLYRDGFARFSNTRFTLSSIDDHYVHLTNVAVQKTSPDYHPKKGCKWMLQRFRQYLASKHGPEAVETLFSDMDNIFIKSLQSVQKVIISDKHCFELYGYDILIDQDLKPWLLEVNASPSLTASSQEDYELKTCLLEDTLHVVDMEARLTGKEKRIGGFDLMWNDGPVSREEGPSDPSGMGNFVTNTHLGCINDRKEQLRQLFRSLQSQKKTPG